A genomic window from Camelina sativa cultivar DH55 chromosome 2, Cs, whole genome shotgun sequence includes:
- the LOC104735018 gene encoding ubiquitin carboxyl-terminal hydrolase 23-like — protein MEVATTSSTEFRIQTDRDPSNNNNNGSCAVASSTASAVFRKIEFHPARKPFNGFSNGRSDFKIETLNPCSNNNRVLSAPSVKKPEGSDLLENGFDPELTFSITFRKIGAGLQNLGNTCFLNSVLQCLTYTEPLAATLQTVAHQKYCNVAGFCALCAIQKHVRTARQATGRILAPKDLVSNLRCISRNFRNCRQEDAHEYMINLLECMHKCSLPSGVPSESSDAYRRSLVHKIFGGSLRSQVKCEQCSHCSNKFDPFLDLSLDISKADSLQRALLRFTAVELLDDGAKVYQCERCRHKVKARKQLTIFKAPYVLTVHLKRFEAHRSEKIDRKVQFTSAIDMKPFVSGPHEGNLKYTLYGVLVHYGRSSHSGHYACFVRTSSGMWYSLDDNRVFQVSEKTVFDQKAYMLFYVRDRQNAVPKNAVPLVKKESLATNRASLIVSSNTKDQVNGPANGSALLKSCDQSARAGLTQKFLNPKEPQKNPISCVEAKQTLKMENGSVPIKTCDLAAPTVVIQNDLNTKATFQKEASLPQSNGEGSLVKEDSKVTCPILPGKVSPLLNGSTNAQILVNVPVSGAKAENSVEEKNSVHNLIESANSLKVKDASISKSPIEEAVLINQTKGQRPEELATSVESIKSTSVSETLSTPRKTRKLNMKKVGLKFFNMALGLRKTKKHKKGRLTSTLAVKIISEELLSKKRAADHDQSTSTSSNGNMLVGAVLASDQQQPLGSSDLSKRKRESSILLQKEAVSILTRGVPETVVAKWDEELSASQKMGSKSEGTSSIGYVADEWDEEYDRGKKKKIRIKEESYEGPNPFQMVASKRLTETERKKKWTQRIPTAKTAFRI, from the exons ATGGAGGTTGCTACTACGAGCAGCACCGAATTCAGGATCCAAACGGATCGTGATCCgtcgaacaacaacaacaacggatcTTGCGCCGTTGCTTCTTCCACCGCTTCAGCCGTCTTCAGGAAGATCGAGTTTCATCCCGCTAGGAAACCCTTTAATGGTTTCTCTAATGGTCGTTCTGATTTTAAGATCGAGACTTTGAATCCTTGCTCCAATAACAACCGAGTGTTGTCTGCACCCTCCGTTAAGAAACCTGAAGGTTCTGATTTGTTGGAAAATGGGTTTGATCCTGAGCTTACCTTTAGCATTACCTTCCGCAAAATC ggtGCGGGTTTGCAGAATCTGGGGAatacatgttttctcaattCTGTATTGCAATGTTTGACATACACTGAGCCTTTAGCTGCTACTCTTCAAACGGTTGCGCATCAGAAATATT GTAATGTTGCTGGTTTTTGTGCGTTATGTGCGATCCAGAAACATGTCAGGACTGCACGCCAAGCTACTGGCAGAATACTAGCACCAAAAGATTTGGTCTCAAACTTGCGAT GCATATCCCGAAACTTCAGAAATTGCCGGCAGGAGGATGCACATGAGTACATGATCAATTTGCTTGAATGCATGCACAAGTGTAGTCTCCCTTCTGGTGTACCTAGTGAATCCTCTGATGCTTACAGGAGAAGTTTGGTGCACAAAATTTTTGGTGGCAGCCTAAGAAGTCAG GTGAAATGCGAGCAATGTTCCCATTGCTCCAACAAGTTTGATCCATTTCTTGACCTAAGTCTCGACATTTCCAAGGCAGATTCGTTACAGAGAGCACTTCTACGTTTCACTGCTGTTGAGCTCTTAGATGATGGTGCAAAGGTTTACCAATGTGAAAGATGCAGGCACAAAGTCAAGGCTAGAAAGCAGCTAACTATTTTTAAAGCACCGTATGTTTTAACCGTACATCTTAAGCGGTTTGAAGCACATAGATCCGAAAAAATCGATAGGAAAGTCCAGTTTACCTCTGCAATTGACATGAAACCTTTTGTCAGTGGTCCCCAT GAAGGCAATCTGAAGTACACTCTTTATGGTGTGTTAGTTCATTATGGTCGAAGCAGCCATTCTGGTCACTATGCCTGCTTTGTTCGTACATCAAGTGGCATGTGGTATTCTCTTGATGACAATAGG GTTTTTCAAGTTAGTGAGAAGACTGTGTTTGATCAGAAGGCATATATGCTATTCTATGTTCGTGATAGACAAAATGCTGTCCCTAAGAATGCAGTCCCCTTGGTTAAGAAAGAGAGCCTTGCCACAAACAGAGCATCTTTGATTGTATCTTCTAACACAAAAGATCAAGTGAATGGCCCGGCCAATGGTTCAGCACTTTTGAAATCATGTGATCAAAGTGCTCGTGCTGGCTTAACTCAGAAATTTTTAAATCCCAAAGAGCCTCAGAAAAATCCCATAAGTTGTGTGGAGGCAAAACAGACCCTTAAGATGGAAAATGGTTCAGTGCCCATAAAAACCTGTGATCTAGCTGCTCCTACTGTTGTAATTCAGAATGACTTAAATACCAAAGCGACCTTCCAAAAGGAAGCGTCTCTTCCGCAGTCTAATGGGGAAGGATCTTTGGTAAAGGAGGATTCGAAGGTTACATGTCCAATATTACCAGGGAAGGTGTCTCCTCTCCTGAATGGAAGCACAAATGCTCAAATTCTTGTAAACGTGCCTGTTTCTGGAGCTAAAGCTGAAAATAGTGTTGAAGAGAAAAATTCTGTTCACAATTTGATCGAGTCTGCTAACTCACTGAAG GTTAAAGATGCGTCAATTAGTAAATCACCTATTGAAGAAGCTGTTCTTATTAATCAGACAAAGGGACAGCGCCCGGAAGAATTGGCCACTTCAGTTGAGTCGATAAAGTCAACTTCTGTGAGTGAGACTCTCTCCACACCAAGAAAGACTCGCAAGCTTAACATGAAAAAGGTGGGATTAAAATTCTTTAATATGGCCTTGGGATTACGAAAAACGAAGAAGCATAAGAAGGGGAGATTGACTAGTACTTTAGCTGTCAAAATTATCTCTGAGGAGCTCCTATCCAAGAAAAGAGCTGCAGATCATGATCAGTCCACGTCAACTAGTAGTAATGGGAATATGTTGGTTGGCGCTGTTCTTGCCTCAGACCAACAACAACCCTTGGGGAGTTCTGACTTGtctaaaagaaagagagagtccTCAATCTTGTTACAGAAAGAAGCTGTGAGCATTCTCACACGGGGTGTGCCAGAGACAGTGG TTGCCAAATGGGATGAGGAATTATCTGCTTCACAGAAGATGGGATCAAAGAGTGAAGGCACAAGCAGCATTGGTTATGTAGCAGATGAGTG GGATGAAGAATATGAcagagggaagaaaaagaagataaggatTAAAGAGGAGAGCTATGAAGGGCCTAACCCGTTCCAGATGGTTGCGTCGAAGAGACtaacagagacagagagaaagaagaaatggaCACAACGCATACCTACTGCAAAGACAGCCTTCAGGATATGA
- the LOC104735029 gene encoding reticulon-like protein B21, with translation MDPSFSSSRRRRIGGTVVAAGSVWETRMQSDDEVSNTNTAIVLHHASTEDKKMSLKEEALGVNNGKRRPLKSRASDTKNPSSVEIVRASSMKLTRPRSIGTPPMTPRRSVSSDDKSPNMSVVKKTRSESVEGVEKTTPGRVKKIRSELCTAIVKAGEFDSVALRKVNSLPPPNSEKPDKKTEHLPKEETVVSENSKIPDEVKEFGVCQEIIVSAKSNVDEQIDNDDHEEEEDEEEEEEEREVEKKSVDVKEMNVAKENRVVGGVETTKFSQFHNRATPSPSSVRKISPPVIKKATSVYSVPLNSTPSTDRYAEGEEEDFTQSQSKLQSLVDLVMWRDASRSTLVFGFGTFLIISSSYANDLNFSFISVVAYMGLIYLGVMFVLKSLIYRGVVEERQKIVGVREEDVKRMLRLIMPYLNESIFQLRALFSGDPSTTLKMGVVLFVLARCGSSITLWNLAKFGFLGAFTMPKIFISYSTHFSAYGNFWIRRFRDAWESCNHKKAVALALFTLVWNLSSVTARVWAAFMLFVALRYYQQNMIWSTNQNDDDDDDENIADEEDEEEELEEVQQVPKFKKAPPHMMMMPNKLKKIS, from the exons ATGGACCCAAGtttcagcagcagcagaagaagaagaattggagGAACCGTTGTTGCTGCAGGCTCTGTTTGGGAAACGAGAATGCAGAGCGACGATGAAGTTAGTAATACTAATACCGCCATTGTCCTTCATCATGCCTCAACCGAAGACAAGAAAATGAGCTTAAAGGAGGAAGCTTTAGGGGTTAATAACGGAAAGAGACGACCTTTGAAGTCTAGAGCTTCGGATACGAAGAACCCATCATCCGTGGAGATTGTTCGAGCCAGTTCAATGAAACTCACGAGGCCGAGATCAATTGGTACGCCTCCGATGACGCCGAGGAGATCGGTTTCTAGTGATGATAAGAGTCCTAATATGTCGGTGGTGAAGAAGACGAGATCTGAATCTGTGGAAGGGGTTGAGAAGACTACTCCGGGTCGGGTTAAGAAGATCCGATCAGAGCTCTGCACGGCGATCGTTAAAGCCGGTGAGTTTGATTCAGTTGCGTTGAGGAAAGTGAACTCATTGCCACCTCCAAACTCGGAGAAACCTGAtaagaaaacagagcatttACCAAAAGAGGAAACCGTTGTTAGCGAGAATTCGAAGATCCCAGATGAAGTTAAAGAGTTCGGTGTTTGTCAGGAGATAATCGTATCTGCTAAATCGAACGTTGACGAGCAGATCGATAATGATGATCacgaggaggaagaggatgaagaagaagaggaggaggagagagaagtggagaagaagagtgtTGATGTGAAAGAGATGAATGTAGCGAAGGAGAACAGAGTGGTTGGTGGTGTCGAGACTACCAAGTTCAGTCAATTTCATAACAGAGCAACTCCATCTCCGTCCTCTGTTCGTAAAATTTCGCCTCCGGTGATCAAAAAGGCAACTTCCGTTTACTCTGTCCCACTGAATTCTACTCCAAGCACAG ATAGATAtgcagaaggagaagaagaagactttacTCAGTCACAAAGCAAATTGCAGAGTCTAG TGGATCTGGTGATGTGGAGAGATGCATCAAGGTCGACGTTAGTGTTCGGCTTCGGAACTTTTCTCATCATATCTTCATCATACGCCAATGATCTCAATTTCAG CTTCATATCGGTGGTAGCGTACATGGGACTCATTTATCTGGGAGTCATGTTCGTATTGAAATCACTAATCTACAG AGGAGTGGTTGAGGAGAGGCAAAAAATAGTTGGAGTGAGAGAGGAAGATGTGAAGAGGATGCTCAGACTTATAATGCCTTACCTCAACGAGTCTATATTTCAACTCAGAGCACTTTTCTCTGGCGATCCTTCCACTACCCTCAAa ATGGGAGTAGTGCTATTCGTCTTGGCCAGGTGTGGCTCTTCCATCACTCTTTGGAACCTAGCCAAATTTG GTTTCTTGGGAGCATTCACAATGCCTAAAATATTCATCTCTTACTCAACCCACTTCTCAGCTTACG GAAACTTCTGGATAAGGAGATTTAGGGACGcatgggaatcatgcaatcacAAAAAGGCAGTGGCTTTGGCACTCTTCACCCTAGTCTGGAACCTTTCATCCGTCACTGCTCGTGTTTGGGCAGCATTCATGTTATTCGTTGCTTTAAGATATTATCAGCAGAATATGATTTGGTCTACTAATCAaaatgatgacgatgatgatgatgaaaatatagcagacgaagaagacgaagaagaagaattagaagaagtACAACAAGTCCCTAAATTCAAAAAAGCTCCTCCtcatatgatgatgatgcctAATAAACTCaagaaaatttcttaa
- the LOC104735040 gene encoding RNA polymerase II C-terminal domain phosphatase-like 4: MSVASDSPVHSSSSDDLAAFLDAELDSASDASSDSLPSEEEDDTEVSNHESKRQKFEHLETVEEVEIEEASSSKGECEHPGSFGNMCFVCGQKLEETGVSFRYIHKEMRLNQDEISRLRDSDMGFLQRQRKLYLVLDLDHTLLNSTILRDLKPEEEYLKSHTHSLQDVSGGSLFMMEFMQMMTKLRPFVHSFLKEASEMFVMYIYTMGDRPYARQMAKLLDPKGEYFGDRIISRDDGTVRHQKSLDVVLGQESAVLILDDTENAWPNHKDNLIVIERYHFFASSCRQFDHKYKSLSELKSDESEPDGALSTVLKVLKQAHALFFENVDEDISNKDVRLMLKQVRKEILKGCKVVFSRVFPTKAKPEDHPLWKMAEELGATCATEVDASVTHVVAMEMGTEKARWAVREKKFVVHRGWIDAANYLWKKQPEENFSLEQLKKQQGTTEEEG; encoded by the exons ATGAGTGTGGCGAGCGATTCTCCAGTGCATTCATCAAGTAGTGATGATCTTGCTGCTTTCCTTGATGCTGAATTGGACTCTGCCTCTGATGCTTCTTCTGACTCCTTACccagcgaagaagaagatgatactgAAGTTTCCAATCATGA GTCAAAGAGACAAAAGTTTGAGCATTTGGAAACTGTTGAGGAAGTAGAGATTGAAG AAGCATCCTCAAGCAAGGGAGAATGCGAGCATCCAGGTTCGTTTGGAaatatgtgttttgtttgtggaCAAAAATTGGAAGAAACTGGTGTTTCTTTTAGATACATACACAAG GAAATGAGGCTCAATCAAGATGAAATCTCCAGGTTGCGTGATTCAGATATGGGATTCTTGCAACGCCAGCGGAAGCTGTATTTAGTTCTCGATCTAGACCATACACTGCTTAATTCAACCATATTAAGGGACCTGAAACCAGAGGAGGAATACTTGAAAAGCCATACTCATTCTCTTCAAG ATGTTTCCGGAGGCAGTCTTTTCATGATGGAATTTATGCAGATGATGACCAAACTTAGGCCGTTTGTTCACTCATTTTTAAAAGAAGCCAGTGAGATGTTTGTGATGTACATATACACGATGGGAGATAGGCCATACGCACGACAGATGGCAAAGCTACTGGACCCCAAAGGAGAGTACTTCGGTGATCGGATCATTTCTCGGGATGACGGCACAGTGAGACATCAAAAGAGTTTAGATGTGGTGCTTGGACAAGAAAGTGCTGTTCTGATTCTTGACGATACAGAGAAT GCCTGGCCAAATCACAAGGACAATTTGATCGTGATAGAGAGGTACCACTTTTTCGCTTCGAGCTGCAGACAGTTTGATCACAAATACAAGTCTTTGTCGGAGTTGAAGAGCGATGAGAGTGAACCAGATGGGGCACTCTCAACTGTCCTGAAAGTCCTAAAACAAGCGCATGCTCTTTTCTTTGAG AATGTGGATGAAGACATATCTAACAAAGATGTTAGGTTGATGCTAAAACAAGTGCGTAAAGAGATACTTAAAGGATGTAAAGTAGTCTTCAGTCGGGTGTTCCCAACCAAGGCAAAGCCAGAAGATCACCCTCTGTGGAAAATGGCTGAGGAACTGGGAGCAACCTGCGCAACAGAAGTGGATGCATCAGTGACACACGTGGTGGCCATGGAGATGGGAACAGAGAAGGCACGCTGGGctgtgagagagaagaagtttgtAGTGCATAGAGGATGGATAGACGCAGCTAACTACCTGTGGAAGAAGCAGCCAGAAGAGAACTTCAGTTTAGAGCAGCTCAAGAAGCAACAAGGAACAACGGAAGAAGAGGGATGA
- the LOC104735049 gene encoding cytochrome c oxidase assembly factor 6 — protein MAVDTYASSNPNEVHEDVLQKARDACYKARDAFYSCLEKESGKKPTEIATVGLLYPKECSNSRTQFVNNCRSSWVKHFDREYCRNKRVQRLLDDGDERKGPMSLPQPYTFKPSPST, from the exons ATGGCTGTCGATACATATGCGTCGTCGAACCCTAATGAGGTTCACGAAGATGTTCTTCAGAAAGCTAGAGATGCTTGCTACAAG GCCAGAGATGCTTTTTACTCTTGTCTTGAGAAGGAATCTGGTAAAAAGCCAACTGAAATCGCGACCGTTGGTCTTCTATACCCTAAGGAGTGTAGCAATTCTAGAACCCAATTCGTCAACAACTGTCGCTCCTCTTGG GTGAAGCATTTCGATAGGGAGTATTGTAGGAACAAGAGAGTTCAAAGGCTGTTGGATGATGGAGATGAGAGGAAAGGTCCAATGTCACTTCCTCAGCCTTACACTTTCAAGCCTTCTCCTTCTACTTAG
- the LOC104735059 gene encoding transcription factor bHLH82-like, whose protein sequence is MENGNGNGEGKGEFINQNNDFFLDSMSMLSSLPPCWDPSLPPPPPPPNSLFHALSVDTPFPDQFHHPQESGGPTIGSQDGLQAQGTVSTTSAPVVRQKPRVRARRGQATDPHSIAERLRRERIAERMKSLQELVPNTNKTDKASMLDEIIEYVRFLQLQVKVLSMSRLGGAGAVGPRLNGLSAEAGGRLNALTAPCNGVNGNGNATGSSNESLRSTEQRVAKLMEEDMGSAMQYLQGKGLCLMPISLATAISSSSNHSRGSLFHPISTPIAAEDANVAAAIAAPEASSTMDDVSAASKA, encoded by the exons atggagaatgGGAATGGGAATGGAGAAGGAAAGGGAGAgttcataaaccaaaacaatgacTTTTTTCTTGATTCCATGTCAATGCTTTCTTCTCTCCCTCCTTGCTGGGAtccatctcttcctcctcctccaccgccaccaAACTCTCTCTTCCATGCTCTCTCCGTCGACACCCCGTTCCCTGACCAGTTCCATCACCCTCAG GAGTCAGGTGGTCCAACAATTGGTAGCCAAGATGGGTTACAAGCACAAGGGACAGTCTCGACCACGAGCGCACCTGTTGTTCGTCAAAAGCCAAGGGTGCGAGCAAGGAGAGGCCAAGCCACCGATCCTCACAGCATTGCTGAGCGG CTAAGGAGGGAACGCATTGCAGAGCGTATGAAGTCTCTTCAAGAATTGGTTCCTAACACCAACAAG ACGGATAAGGCATCAATGTTGGATGAGATCATCGAGTATGTTAGGTTCCTTCAGCTTCAAGTCAAAGTACTAAGCATGAGCAGATTGGGAGGTGCAGGTGCAGTTGGTCCACGCCTCAATGGTCTCTCCGCTGAG GCAGGAGGACGGCTCAACGCCCTCACTGCACCGTGCAATGGCGTAAACGGGAATGGAAACGCTACAGGATCATCCAATGAGAGCTTAAGGTCAACAGAACAGAGGGTAGCAAAACTGATGGAAGAAGACATGGGATCAGCAATGCAGTACCTTCAAGGGAAGGGGCTTTGCTTGATGCCCATCTCTCTAGCAACCGCGATATCATCCTCAAGCAATCACTCTCGTGGATCTCTCTTCCACCCCATCTCCACTCCCATAGCAGCAGAGGATGCAAATGTAGCAGCAGCAATTGCTGCACCTGAAGCCTCCTCGACTATGGATGATGTATCTGCTGCCTCCAAGGCCTGA
- the LOC104735066 gene encoding protein RTF2 homolog, whose translation MMHSRRQILVKSTEFNRTIALQLDPAQSVLTLSGITSLLESSSSSHRYLLSDFSVALDGKLLNVSTRIQVSKLPSFSMLTLYPRLRGGGGDGGATGAESRDCYLNMYAEKKPDKVDPNEQRLSKWLNCALSNEPLAEPCVIDLLGNLFNKEALVHAMLSKRLPKQFSHIEGLKDMVNIKLTHVAGSDGSSQDTTSAQFQCPVSGLEFNGKYKFFALRGCGHVMSSKALKEVKSSSCLVCHVDVKECDKIVINGTEEEVSTLREKMEEEKAKLREKKARLREEKAKLREMKGVSNKSENGTAVVAGTGAKVAKMADTGAKVAKMADIGAKVAKRQMEDGNVNGNGITVKKFKAADKVPVNATKEVYASLFTSSKKKSDFRETYSCRSLPLGRN comes from the coding sequence ATGATGCACAGCCGGCGCCAGATCTTAGTTAAATCCACAGAATTTAATCGGACCATCGCTCTCCAATTAGATCCGGCGCAATCTGTATTAACTCTTTCGGGTATCACTTCCTTACTCgaatcgtcgtcgtcgtcgcatCGTTATTTGTTATCGGATTTCTCCGTTGCTCTAGATGGGAAGCTTTTGAATGTCTCTACACGGATCCAAGTATCTAAGCTTCCTTCTTTCTCAATGCTCACTCTTTACCCTCGTCTCCGTGGAGGTGGAGGAGATGGCGGTGCGACGGGAGCTGAGTCTCGTGATTGTTACCTCAATATGTACGCTGAGAAGAAACCTGACAAGGTTGATCCGAATGAGCAGAGGCTTTCTAAATGGTTGAATTGTGCTTTGTCTAATGAACCTTTGGCTGAGCCTTGTGTGATTGATCTTCTTGGGAATTTGTTTAATAAAGAAGCTTTGGTTCATGCTATGTTGTCTAAGAGGCTGCCTAAGCAATTCTCACATATTGAGGGTTTGAAAGATATGGTGAATATTAAGCTTACGCATGTTGCTGGTTCTGATGGATCATCGCAAGATACCACTAGTGCTCAGTTTCAGTGTCCGGTCTCAGGTCTTGAATTCAATGGAAAGTATAAGTTTTTCGCTTTGAGGGGATGTGGACATGTGATGAGTTCCAAGGCGTTGAAGGAAGTGAAGTCTTCTTCGTGTTTGGTGTGTCACGTGGATGTTAAAGAGTGTGATAAGATTGTGATCAATGGTACAGAGGAGGAAGTGAGCACGTTGAGGgagaagatggaggaggagaaagcAAAGCTGAGAGAGAAGAAGGCAAGGCTGagagaggagaaagcaaagctGAGAGAGATGAAAGGTGTCTCAAATAAGAGCGAGAACGGTACTGCTGTGGTGGCTGGTACAGGAGCAAAGGTCGCGAAGATGGCTGATACAGGAGCAAAGGTCGCAAAGATGGCTGATATAGGAGCAAAGGTCGCAAAGAGACAGATGGAGGATGGGAATGTCAATGGCAATGGTATTACTGTGAAGAAATTTAAAGCGGCCGATAAAGTTCCGGTTAATGCTACCAAGGAAGTCTACGCTTCTCTCTTTACTTCCTCCAAGAAGAAGTCTGATTTCAGGGAGACTTACTCTTGCAGGTCTCTCCCTCTTGGCAGGAACTGA
- the LOC104735075 gene encoding trafficking protein particle complex subunit 5, producing MIGVGKMKQYSNVLDKPLSKGKQEVSLTAFSFLFSELVQYNQTQVDNIAELERRLEDAGYAVGSRVLELLCNREKGNRRETRLLGILSFVHSTVWKVLFGKVADSLEKGTEHEDEYMISEKELLVNRFISIPKDMGTFNCGAFVAGIVKGVLDNAGFPAVVTAHFVPIEGQQRPRTTILIKFADEVLKREARLSQ from the exons atgatcgGAGTTGGGAAAATGAAGCAGTACTCTAACGTACTTGACAAGCCTCTTAGCAAAGGCAAACAAGAG GTGAGCTTGACCgcattttctttcttattctcgGAGCTTGTTCAGTACAATCAAACCCAGGTTGACAATATAGCTGAACTTGAAAGAAG ACTAGAGGATGCTGGGTATGCAGTTGGATCTCGAGTTCTGGAGCTCCTTTGCAACCGGGAGAAG GGCAACCGAAGAGAGACGCGGTTACTTGGAATTCTATCTTTCGTCCACAGTACAGTGTGGAAGGTGTTGTTTGGAAAG GTTGCTGATTCACTTGAAAAGGGAACAGAACATGAAGATGAGTATATGATAAGTGAAAAAGAGCTTCTCGTGAACAG GTTCATTTCAATTCCAAAAGACATGGGAACATTCAACTGCGGGGCATTTGTTGCCGGCATAGTGAAG GGAGTTCTGGATAACGCAGGGTTTCCTGCTGTGGTAACGGCTCATTTTGTACCCATTGAAGGACAACAACGTCCTCGGACTACCATTTTGATCAAGTTTGCTGATGAG GTGCTTAAAAGAGAGGCACGGCTAAGCCAATGA